A single Pedobacter sp. PACM 27299 DNA region contains:
- a CDS encoding alpha-amylase encodes MDNQTLLQYFHWYYNEADKLWIKAGKEAEKLAQMGITGVWFPPAYKANSGASSVGYDPYDLYDLGEFDQKNTVATKYGTKEDYQNAIQLLQKNGVNVIADVVFNHKAGGDELEKMMVRTVNPEDREEFTSEPFEIEAWTKFTFKGRNGQYSQFIWDKDCFSGIDWAEDLKETGIYSIQNIYGEGWEDVPSKELGNYDYLMYNDIEFRNPEVREELKRWGEWYVNSCGMKGFRLDAVKHIATDFLIEWLDHMNETFETSFFIVAENWNIDNVAELEQYLEITKGRMQLFDSLLHHQLFLAGEEKEQYDLSKIFAGTLVESQPLYAVTFVDNHDSQPLQALESYIDFWFRPLAYALILLREGGIPCVFYADLYGAKYKDEDKEEDLVEVNLVPLAELPEMLKVRKDVSYGLQRDYLDFPNCIGWTRAGVPEKQNSGIAVIMSNGAEGFKEMEMGPEHSGKTMIDVLGNRNESIIVDENGWAEFFCNAESVSVWTIV; translated from the coding sequence ATGGACAATCAAACCCTTTTGCAGTACTTCCACTGGTATTATAATGAAGCCGATAAGTTATGGATTAAAGCAGGAAAAGAAGCCGAAAAACTCGCGCAAATGGGGATTACTGGCGTCTGGTTTCCACCGGCTTATAAAGCCAATTCAGGCGCGTCCTCAGTGGGATATGATCCTTACGACCTTTACGATCTTGGCGAATTCGATCAAAAGAATACGGTAGCTACGAAATATGGTACAAAGGAGGATTATCAAAATGCGATTCAATTACTCCAAAAAAATGGAGTAAATGTAATCGCAGATGTCGTTTTTAACCATAAAGCAGGCGGGGATGAGCTGGAAAAAATGATGGTCAGGACTGTAAATCCAGAAGATAGAGAAGAATTTACCTCTGAACCTTTTGAGATTGAAGCCTGGACAAAGTTTACTTTTAAAGGTAGAAATGGCCAGTATTCCCAGTTTATATGGGATAAAGATTGCTTTAGCGGTATAGATTGGGCAGAAGATTTAAAAGAAACGGGAATTTATTCCATCCAGAACATTTATGGTGAAGGTTGGGAAGATGTCCCTTCTAAAGAACTAGGCAATTACGATTACCTGATGTACAATGATATCGAGTTCCGAAATCCCGAGGTACGGGAAGAGCTGAAACGATGGGGCGAATGGTACGTAAACAGCTGTGGTATGAAAGGCTTTCGTTTAGATGCAGTAAAACATATCGCTACAGATTTCCTGATAGAATGGCTGGACCACATGAATGAAACTTTTGAGACTTCCTTTTTTATTGTCGCAGAAAATTGGAATATCGATAATGTAGCGGAACTGGAGCAATATCTGGAAATCACAAAAGGGCGTATGCAGTTATTTGATTCTTTGCTTCATCATCAGCTTTTCCTGGCTGGAGAAGAAAAAGAACAATATGATCTGTCTAAAATATTTGCAGGGACTTTAGTAGAGTCGCAGCCTTTGTATGCCGTTACTTTCGTAGATAACCATGATTCTCAACCGCTGCAAGCTTTGGAATCCTATATAGATTTTTGGTTTCGCCCTTTGGCCTATGCCCTGATTTTATTACGGGAAGGGGGGATTCCTTGTGTTTTCTATGCCGATTTATACGGTGCAAAATATAAGGACGAGGACAAAGAAGAAGATTTGGTAGAGGTAAATCTGGTTCCTTTAGCGGAGTTGCCAGAAATGCTGAAGGTCAGAAAAGACGTTTCTTATGGTTTACAGCGTGATTATCTGGATTTTCCAAATTGTATTGGCTGGACCAGGGCCGGTGTTCCTGAAAAGCAAAATTCAGGTATTGCAGTCATCATGAGCAATGGTGCAGAAGGATTCAAAGAAATGGAAATGGGTCCAGAACATAGCGGAAAGACAATGATTGATGTCCTAGGCAATAGAAACGAATCCATCATTGTTGATGAGAACGGCTGGGCAGAGTTTTTCTGTAATGCGGAAAGCGTGTCGGTATGGACTATCGTTTAG
- a CDS encoding EVE domain-containing protein: MKNTQFWLVKSEPFKYSWDQFNKDGRTFWDGVRNYQARNNLKAMKEGDLVLFYHSNEGKNVVGIAKVVKEFYQDPTTDDIKWVVVDLAPVEALKTPVSLEQIKAEESLQDISLVRQGRLSVMPLKAEEFDKILEMGSV; encoded by the coding sequence ATGAAAAATACACAATTTTGGCTAGTAAAAAGTGAACCGTTTAAATACAGTTGGGATCAGTTTAATAAAGACGGACGTACCTTTTGGGATGGCGTAAGAAATTACCAGGCGCGCAACAACCTGAAAGCTATGAAAGAGGGCGATTTAGTCCTGTTTTACCACAGTAACGAAGGTAAAAATGTAGTCGGAATTGCCAAAGTGGTAAAAGAATTTTATCAGGATCCTACTACGGATGATATTAAATGGGTGGTAGTAGATCTAGCGCCAGTGGAGGCATTAAAAACACCGGTATCTTTAGAGCAAATCAAAGCAGAAGAAAGCTTACAAGACATATCATTAGTTAGACAAGGACGTTTATCAGTGATGCCATTGAAAGCGGAAGAGTTTGACAAGATCCTGGAAATGGGTTCTGTTTAA
- a CDS encoding ABC-F family ATP-binding cassette domain-containing protein codes for MISINDLTFLIGSRALYDEANWHIKPGERIGLIGANGTGKSTLLKIIVGEYGPSSGSISMSKDLKIGYLNQDLLSYDSHHSILHVAMEAFERQNQLHDEIEELLKKIETDYSEEVLNKLSDKQQEFEALDGYSIEYRANEILAGLGFSTEDQHRPLNTFSGGWRMRVMLAKILLQTPDILLLDEPTNHMDLPSIKWLETYLLSFEGAIVIVSHDRYFLDKVVNRIVESRKGKLTPYAGNYTFYLEEKSLRGEIQKGEFKNQQAKIKQEERLIERFRAKASKAKMAQSRMKALDKMERVEDVDDDNPTVNFQFKFSKPSGRHVIRVEEAYKSYPNIDILNNADGLIEKGDKIALIGANGKGKSTLLRIIAGAEGFDGKCEVGHNVTTTFFAQHQLESLHLDNTILEELQAFAPKHTDTELRGILGCFLFTGDDVFKKIRVLSGGEKSRVALAKSLTTDSNFLILDEPTNHLDIQSVNILIQALTQYEGTFIAVSHDRYFLDNVANKIWFIEDQDIKEYPGTYAEYEEWNSKRIPSPATSIPVRPDKEVKPKAAAVEKSAPNTQQQLKKLNEQLKKIETEIAEFEKSVKAIEAQIADEAVYSNIGKLAEANKTYTEAKHQLDNAQNKWEELASDIMELEG; via the coding sequence ATGATTTCAATAAACGACTTAACATTCCTGATAGGCTCCAGAGCTTTATACGACGAGGCAAACTGGCACATTAAACCAGGAGAAAGAATTGGATTAATCGGAGCCAATGGAACCGGTAAATCTACCCTTCTAAAAATAATAGTGGGCGAATATGGCCCCTCTTCAGGCAGCATTTCCATGTCGAAAGACCTGAAAATAGGCTACCTGAACCAGGATTTACTTTCTTACGATTCACACCATAGTATTTTACACGTAGCAATGGAGGCCTTTGAGCGCCAAAATCAGCTGCATGATGAAATTGAAGAACTCTTAAAAAAGATAGAAACAGATTATTCGGAAGAAGTATTGAACAAACTGAGCGATAAGCAGCAGGAGTTTGAAGCTTTAGATGGATACAGCATAGAATATAGAGCAAATGAAATCCTTGCAGGTCTTGGTTTCAGCACTGAAGATCAGCACAGACCATTAAACACCTTCTCCGGAGGATGGAGAATGAGGGTGATGCTGGCAAAGATTCTTTTGCAGACTCCAGACATTCTATTGCTGGATGAGCCTACCAACCACATGGATTTACCTTCCATCAAATGGCTGGAAACTTACTTATTGAGCTTTGAAGGTGCCATTGTGATCGTTTCTCACGATAGGTATTTCTTAGATAAAGTAGTGAACCGTATCGTAGAATCCCGCAAAGGAAAACTGACTCCTTACGCTGGTAATTACACCTTCTATCTGGAAGAAAAATCCCTGCGTGGAGAGATCCAAAAGGGAGAATTTAAAAACCAACAGGCAAAAATCAAACAGGAAGAGCGTTTGATCGAGCGTTTCCGTGCAAAAGCTTCTAAAGCGAAAATGGCACAATCAAGGATGAAAGCCTTGGATAAAATGGAACGTGTAGAGGATGTTGATGACGATAACCCAACAGTAAACTTCCAGTTTAAGTTCTCTAAACCTTCTGGACGACACGTGATTCGCGTAGAAGAAGCTTACAAAAGCTATCCAAACATCGATATCTTAAATAATGCAGATGGTTTGATTGAAAAAGGTGATAAAATCGCTTTAATCGGTGCCAACGGTAAAGGTAAATCGACACTACTACGTATCATCGCAGGTGCAGAAGGATTTGATGGTAAATGTGAAGTTGGTCATAATGTAACCACTACTTTCTTTGCACAGCATCAGCTGGAATCTTTACACCTGGACAACACGATTCTTGAAGAATTGCAGGCTTTCGCGCCTAAACATACTGATACAGAATTACGTGGAATTTTAGGCTGTTTCCTTTTCACTGGTGATGATGTTTTCAAGAAAATCCGTGTACTATCCGGGGGAGAGAAATCAAGGGTGGCATTGGCTAAATCTTTAACCACCGACTCTAACTTCCTGATTCTGGATGAGCCTACGAATCACCTGGACATTCAATCAGTGAATATCCTGATTCAAGCTTTAACACAATATGAAGGTACTTTTATTGCCGTATCTCACGATAGGTACTTCTTAGATAATGTAGCCAACAAAATTTGGTTTATCGAAGATCAGGACATTAAAGAATATCCAGGTACCTACGCAGAATACGAAGAATGGAATTCAAAAAGAATCCCTTCTCCAGCAACCAGCATTCCGGTTAGACCTGATAAAGAGGTGAAACCTAAAGCGGCTGCAGTAGAGAAATCTGCTCCAAATACACAGCAGCAACTTAAAAAGCTGAATGAGCAATTGAAAAAGATTGAAACAGAAATCGCTGAATTTGAGAAAAGTGTGAAAGCTATTGAAGCACAAATCGCTGATGAAGCTGTATATTCGAATATAGGAAAGCTAGCTGAAGCCAATAAAACTTATACTGAAGCCAAACATCAGCTAGACAATGCCCAGAATAAATGGGAAGAACTGGCTTCCGATATTATGGAATTAGAAGGATAA
- a CDS encoding sodium:proton antiporter yields the protein MTTYTTLIILSGLVIFSYLFDLVASKTKLPSVLLLLLLGIGLRVLVDKLHLHTFDFLTILPTLGTVGLILIVFEGSLELKYEKEKNKLIKGAFFSAFFVLLATVSVITFIIYQITGKELYVCFTNAIPFSVISSAIAIPSAAALSKKSKEFIIYESSFSDILSIILFNFAITNPHISLSSFAGLGLNTLLIIVLSAISCITLLYLMGRISHHIKFFLIISILILVYAIGQSYHLSSLVLILAFGLFLNNADTIKHAYFRSVFIYKNLSNDLTQLYQLSAESAFIIRTFFFVIFGFTMNIYALDDVPVIANGLIILATIFFIRFAYLKIFRRENSGSESFIAPRGLISILLYFNLPPALKIPEVGTAFLFLVVLGSSLIMSVGLLAAKKVIHPAEDKVH from the coding sequence ATGACGACATACACCACATTAATCATTTTAAGCGGACTTGTCATATTTTCCTATCTATTTGATCTTGTTGCCAGTAAGACCAAACTTCCCTCCGTTTTACTGCTGTTATTATTGGGCATTGGTTTACGTGTCCTGGTAGATAAGCTCCATTTACACACCTTCGATTTCCTGACGATCCTGCCTACTTTAGGTACAGTCGGTTTGATTTTAATCGTTTTTGAAGGTTCCCTCGAACTTAAATATGAAAAGGAAAAAAATAAGCTGATCAAAGGGGCATTTTTTTCCGCTTTTTTCGTGTTGCTGGCCACCGTATCCGTGATCACCTTTATCATTTACCAGATCACCGGAAAAGAATTATACGTTTGTTTCACAAATGCCATTCCTTTCAGTGTGATTAGTTCGGCCATTGCCATTCCCTCGGCAGCTGCATTAAGTAAGAAAAGCAAGGAATTCATCATTTATGAATCTTCCTTTTCAGATATTTTAAGCATTATTCTTTTCAATTTTGCCATTACGAATCCACACATTTCGCTGTCTTCTTTTGCAGGATTGGGATTGAATACATTGTTGATTATTGTGTTATCAGCGATTTCCTGCATTACTCTGCTGTATTTAATGGGCAGAATTTCACACCACATTAAGTTTTTCCTGATCATTTCTATTCTGATTCTGGTGTATGCTATCGGACAGTCTTATCATTTATCTTCATTAGTCCTCATTCTCGCTTTCGGTTTGTTCTTAAACAATGCAGATACCATTAAACATGCCTATTTCAGGAGCGTTTTTATTTATAAGAACTTATCAAATGACTTAACGCAGCTGTACCAGCTTTCTGCTGAAAGTGCCTTTATTATTCGTACGTTTTTCTTTGTGATTTTTGGCTTTACAATGAATATTTACGCCTTGGATGACGTGCCAGTAATTGCCAATGGATTGATTATTTTAGCGACCATTTTTTTCATTCGCTTCGCTTATCTGAAGATTTTCAGAAGAGAAAACAGTGGTTCAGAAAGCTTTATTGCACCTAGAGGGTTAATCAGTATCTTACTGTACTTTAACCTACCTCCAGCATTAAAAATACCAGAGGTAGGCACGGCTTTTCTGTTCCTTGTGGTACTTGGATCCAGCCTGATTATGAGTGTCGGATTGCTAGCCGCAAAGAAAGTCATCCATCCTGCAGAAGATAAGGTTCATTAA
- a CDS encoding IS3 family transposase, giving the protein MRKAKLRSIVKKKFKVTTDSSHKFPVPDNVLDRDFKPGISGAVWVSDITYIRTRQGWLYLTTGIDLGDRKIIGWALSATMKAYDTVIPAFKMAQSRRPITQKIIFHSDRGVQYACNEFRWLLEKNSLIIRSMSRKGNCWDNAVAESFFKTLKAECIYQQQFTDKEQAARIVFEYIETWYNRKRLHSALGYLSPEEFGKNLNKQNIAA; this is encoded by the coding sequence ATGAGAAAAGCAAAGCTGAGAAGCATTGTGAAGAAAAAATTTAAGGTTACGACAGACTCTAGCCATAAATTCCCTGTTCCGGATAATGTATTGGACCGTGACTTTAAGCCAGGAATATCGGGTGCTGTATGGGTATCAGATATTACTTATATCAGGACCAGGCAAGGCTGGCTGTATCTGACAACGGGGATCGATCTAGGTGATAGAAAAATCATTGGCTGGGCATTAAGTGCAACGATGAAAGCATATGACACAGTAATCCCTGCCTTTAAAATGGCACAATCAAGACGACCGATTACTCAGAAGATTATTTTTCATTCTGATCGAGGTGTTCAATATGCCTGCAATGAATTCCGATGGTTGTTGGAGAAAAACTCATTGATCATAAGAAGCATGAGCAGAAAGGGTAATTGTTGGGACAACGCGGTGGCAGAGAGCTTCTTCAAGACACTTAAAGCTGAATGTATATATCAGCAACAATTTACTGACAAAGAGCAAGCAGCCCGCATAGTTTTCGAATATATTGAAACTTGGTACAACCGTAAAAGACTACATTCTGCCCTCGGATACTTGTCCCCAGAGGAATTTGGAAAAAATTTAAACAAACAAAATATTGCAGCTTAA
- a CDS encoding acyl-CoA thioesterase codes for MSTKIKSPKESFTIMNELVLPNDTNTLNNLMGGRLLHWMDIAAAISAQKHCNRIVVTASVDNVSFKQPIKLGDVITIEAKVTRAFNTSVEVRLDVWAENIPSGARVKSNEAYYTFVAIDQSGRTIPVPEILPETEDEIELFAGALRRRQLRLILSGKMKANDAKELRALFFEE; via the coding sequence ATGAGTACAAAGATAAAAAGCCCGAAAGAGTCATTTACCATTATGAATGAGTTGGTACTGCCGAATGATACCAATACATTGAACAATTTAATGGGAGGCCGATTGCTCCACTGGATGGACATCGCCGCTGCTATTTCTGCGCAAAAACACTGCAATAGGATCGTGGTTACTGCCTCAGTAGACAATGTATCTTTTAAACAACCCATCAAACTGGGCGATGTAATTACCATTGAAGCAAAAGTAACACGCGCGTTCAATACCTCAGTAGAGGTTAGATTGGATGTCTGGGCAGAAAATATTCCTTCCGGAGCACGTGTCAAATCAAATGAAGCATATTATACGTTTGTAGCCATCGATCAAAGTGGCAGAACCATTCCTGTTCCTGAAATATTGCCAGAAACTGAAGATGAAATTGAATTATTTGCCGGTGCATTAAGAAGAAGACAGCTTCGTTTAATCCTGAGCGGTAAAATGAAAGCAAACGACGCTAAAGAGCTAAGAGCTTTATTTTTCGAAGAATAA
- a CDS encoding type IX secretion system plug protein, whose product MIKLSGLFFVLLFSMQIALAQNQQFVYDNKVYLPEIRTIQCYNTQKEQSLPVIALNSNELLYFSFDNLNGGSKIYSYTVEHCTSDWKPSRLSPLDYLDGMSEDRITEYKYSFGTLQQYTNYALTLPNYQIKPKISGNYLLKVYEDGNPQKPVVSQRFYVVDNQVAVGINITASPQVDLRRTHQKVDFTISHKTPIQNPSLDLKAVVMQNGIPQTASWNKTPTFVRPASLVYNDVNYNDFPGGNEFRKFDMRSFRYKAENVKEIIRDTTNKVMLFTDQNGNVAKFTNQFDENGSFFIRNQDGRDANIESDYARVYFTLNSPVPSTPGDAYVVGRFNNYVLNEASKLVYDASAKRFHTSILLKQGLYDYKYVWLDKQTGKADLTIFEGAFFETENTYQVYVYYRKPGSRWEELIGFVNVNTTKR is encoded by the coding sequence ATGATAAAACTAAGCGGATTGTTTTTCGTGCTGTTATTTAGTATGCAAATTGCTCTGGCTCAAAACCAGCAATTTGTATACGATAACAAAGTATATTTACCGGAAATCCGGACGATACAATGTTATAATACACAAAAAGAACAGTCGCTTCCTGTGATTGCTTTAAATTCTAATGAGCTTTTATACTTCTCTTTCGACAACCTAAACGGTGGCAGTAAAATCTACTCTTATACCGTTGAACATTGTACTTCCGATTGGAAACCTTCCCGGCTTTCTCCGCTAGATTACCTGGACGGTATGTCGGAAGACCGCATTACGGAGTATAAATATTCTTTTGGAACGCTGCAGCAATACACCAATTACGCCCTCACGCTACCTAATTACCAGATAAAACCAAAGATTTCGGGCAATTACTTATTAAAAGTTTATGAAGATGGCAATCCTCAGAAACCTGTAGTCTCTCAACGGTTTTATGTGGTGGATAATCAGGTCGCTGTTGGCATAAATATTACCGCTAGTCCGCAGGTAGATTTACGCAGAACACACCAGAAGGTAGATTTCACCATTTCCCACAAAACCCCTATTCAAAATCCATCCTTAGATTTAAAAGCAGTAGTGATGCAAAATGGTATTCCACAAACTGCTTCCTGGAATAAGACACCCACATTCGTCAGACCAGCATCCCTGGTATATAACGATGTAAACTACAATGATTTTCCCGGAGGAAATGAGTTTAGAAAATTTGACATGCGGAGTTTCCGTTATAAAGCGGAAAATGTGAAGGAAATCATTAGAGATACCACCAACAAAGTGATGCTCTTTACCGATCAAAACGGAAATGTAGCGAAGTTCACCAATCAATTTGATGAAAATGGCAGCTTTTTCATCAGAAACCAGGATGGCCGTGATGCCAATATCGAAAGTGATTATGCCCGTGTTTATTTCACCTTAAACTCCCCAGTTCCTAGTACGCCTGGTGATGCTTATGTAGTTGGCCGATTTAACAATTACGTCTTAAATGAAGCCAGTAAGCTCGTTTACGATGCTTCCGCTAAGCGTTTCCATACCAGTATTCTTCTGAAACAAGGACTTTATGACTATAAATACGTTTGGCTGGATAAACAAACAGGCAAAGCTGATCTGACCATTTTTGAAGGCGCTTTCTTTGAAACCGAAAATACTTATCAGGTGTATGTATATTACCGTAAGCCAGGATCCCGCTGGGAAGAACTGATTGGCTTTGTCAATGTAAACACGACTAAACGATAG
- a CDS encoding transposase: MSRERKTYPKEFKLMSVELSNTRTDLSALAKELDISSALLYRWRKEFSSKQGSSFPGKGKVILSSAEQELALLKKELRETQMERDILKKAISIFSKGDNKYSGS; encoded by the coding sequence ATGTCACGAGAAAGAAAAACCTATCCGAAAGAGTTCAAGCTGATGAGCGTTGAACTGAGTAATACCCGAACAGATCTGAGTGCGCTGGCCAAAGAACTAGATATTAGTTCGGCATTGTTATACCGTTGGCGGAAGGAATTCTCTAGCAAACAAGGCAGTAGCTTTCCTGGAAAAGGGAAAGTTATACTCAGCTCAGCTGAGCAAGAGTTGGCTTTATTGAAGAAAGAACTGCGTGAAACGCAGATGGAGCGCGATATTCTAAAAAAGGCTATCAGCATTTTCTCCAAGGGCGACAACAAATATTCGGGTTCATAA